A portion of the Pseudomonas protegens CHA0 genome contains these proteins:
- a CDS encoding phosphonate degradation HD-domain oxygenase — MERRQQVVDEVFGLYERFGDCDYIGEPVSQIEHMSQAAQLALAEGYDDEVVLAAFFHDIGHICQQDAENMGGFGVVSHERLGADYLRRAGFSERLVRLVEYHVQAKRYLTFKDPGYYQRLSEASRRTLEYQGGVMSAAEAAAFELDPLWAVSLRMRHWDEQAKEMWVPVMDLQVLKDKALAVLA, encoded by the coding sequence ATGGAGCGGCGACAGCAGGTGGTCGACGAGGTCTTCGGCCTGTACGAGCGTTTCGGCGACTGCGACTACATCGGCGAGCCGGTGTCGCAGATCGAGCACATGTCCCAGGCCGCGCAGTTGGCCCTGGCGGAAGGTTATGACGACGAGGTGGTGCTGGCGGCGTTCTTCCACGATATCGGGCATATCTGCCAGCAGGATGCCGAGAACATGGGCGGCTTCGGCGTGGTCAGCCATGAGCGCCTGGGGGCGGACTACCTGCGCCGGGCGGGTTTCAGCGAACGCCTGGTGCGGCTGGTGGAATACCACGTCCAGGCCAAGCGCTACCTGACCTTCAAGGACCCCGGTTATTACCAGCGGCTGAGCGAAGCCAGCCGGCGCACCCTGGAATACCAGGGTGGGGTGATGAGCGCGGCAGAGGCGGCAGCCTTCGAACTCGACCCGTTATGGGCGGTGAGTTTGCGCATGCGCCACTGGGACGAGCAGGCCAAGGAAATGTGGGTGCCGGTGATGGATTTGCAGGTGCTCAAGGACAAGGCGCTGGCTGTATTGGCCTGA
- a CDS encoding TIGR03364 family FAD-dependent oxidoreductase: protein MTNHSDLLIVGAGILGLSHAYAAAKRGLRVHVFERSATPLGASVRNFGQALVTGQPPGTMLELARASREIWADWQQLAGLQLKRNGSFLFARSEAEEQLLEAFCAGRALEHGYRVELLQGAALNDLYGGQFRHHRAALHGLDDQQLYSREAIPQLIDYLRRDLGVQFHFSTLVRDIQPGQLRSTAGNFHAPRIVLCSGHDYQALLADQIAALQPQICRLQMLRARPEANLNLQHALLTGLSCVHYGAFADLPEAAAVQAQILREAPHLHEHGIHLLISPTPYGELIIGDSHDYGSDPSPFNAEQVDNWLLELAEQTLGCRVRVVERWQGVYGARGPAPFSFLEAAPGVHVALMHTGVGMSVGPAMAEGNIARLLEEA from the coding sequence ATGACCAATCACAGCGATCTGCTGATCGTCGGCGCCGGCATCCTGGGCCTGTCCCATGCCTATGCCGCCGCCAAACGCGGTCTGCGGGTGCACGTTTTCGAGCGCAGCGCCACGCCCCTGGGCGCTTCGGTGCGCAACTTCGGCCAGGCCCTGGTCACCGGCCAGCCGCCGGGCACCATGCTGGAGCTGGCCAGGGCCAGCCGCGAGATCTGGGCCGACTGGCAACAGTTGGCGGGCCTGCAACTCAAGCGCAACGGCTCTTTCCTGTTCGCCCGCAGTGAAGCCGAGGAGCAGTTGCTCGAAGCCTTCTGCGCCGGGCGTGCGCTGGAGCACGGCTACCGCGTCGAGCTGCTCCAGGGCGCGGCGCTGAATGATCTGTACGGCGGCCAGTTCCGCCATCACCGGGCGGCCTTGCACGGCCTGGACGACCAGCAGCTGTATTCCCGTGAAGCGATCCCGCAGTTGATCGACTACCTGCGCCGGGACCTGGGGGTGCAGTTTCACTTCTCGACCCTGGTGCGGGATATCCAGCCGGGCCAGTTGCGCAGCACCGCCGGCAACTTCCACGCGCCGCGGATCGTGCTGTGTTCGGGGCACGATTATCAGGCCCTGCTGGCGGATCAGATCGCTGCCTTGCAGCCGCAGATCTGCCGCTTGCAGATGCTCCGGGCGCGGCCCGAGGCCAATCTCAACCTGCAACATGCCCTGCTGACCGGTCTGAGTTGCGTGCACTACGGGGCCTTCGCCGACCTACCGGAAGCCGCCGCGGTGCAAGCGCAGATTCTGCGCGAGGCGCCCCATCTGCACGAGCATGGTATCCACCTGTTGATCAGCCCGACTCCCTACGGTGAGCTGATCATCGGTGATTCCCACGATTACGGTAGCGATCCTTCACCGTTCAATGCTGAACAGGTGGACAACTGGCTGCTCGAACTGGCCGAGCAGACCCTGGGTTGCAGGGTCCGGGTGGTGGAGCGCTGGCAGGGTGTCTACGGCGCTCGCGGCCCGGCACCGTTCTCCTTCCTGGAGGCGGCCCCCGGGGTCCATGTGGCCCTGATGCACACCGGGGTCGGTATGAGCGTTGGCCCGGCCATGGCCGAGGGCAATATCGCCCGACTGCTGGAGGAAGCGTGA
- a CDS encoding L-cystine transporter: protein MNLPLFLNLLVFLALLLGLAQTRHTTWSLAKKVLLALVLGVVFGIALHSLYGAGNPVLKASIAWFDLVGNGYVQLLQMIVIPLVFASILSAVARLHNASSLGKISFLTIGTLLFTTAIAALVGIGLTNLFGLTAEGLVAGTQEMARLQVIQSDYAGKVADLNVPQLLLSFIPQNPFADLARAKPTSIISVVIFAAFLGVAALQLLKDDADKGQKVLNAIDTLQAWVMRLVRLVMKLTPYGVLALMTKVVAGSNLQDIIKLGSFVVVSYIGLGLMFVVHGLLVALAGINPLRFFRKVWPVLTFAFTSRSSAASIPLSIEAQTRRLGIPQSIASFAASFGATIGQNGCAGLYPAMLAVMVAPTVGINPLDPLWIATLVAIVTLSSAGVAGVGGGATFAALIVLPAMGLPVSLVALLISVEPLIDMGRTALNVSGSMTAGAITSQVMQQTDKALLDADEHEELAQA from the coding sequence ATGAATCTGCCGCTGTTCCTCAACCTGCTGGTGTTCCTGGCCTTGCTGCTGGGCCTGGCACAAACCCGCCATACCACCTGGAGCCTGGCCAAGAAAGTCCTGCTGGCCCTGGTGCTGGGCGTGGTCTTCGGCATCGCCCTGCACAGCCTCTACGGCGCCGGCAACCCGGTGCTCAAGGCCTCCATCGCCTGGTTCGACCTGGTGGGCAACGGCTACGTGCAATTGCTGCAGATGATCGTCATCCCCCTGGTGTTCGCCTCGATCCTCAGCGCCGTGGCCCGCCTGCACAATGCTTCGTCCCTGGGCAAGATCAGCTTCCTGACCATCGGCACCCTGCTGTTCACCACCGCCATCGCCGCGCTGGTGGGCATCGGCCTGACCAACCTGTTCGGCCTGACCGCCGAAGGGCTAGTGGCCGGCACCCAGGAAATGGCCCGCCTGCAAGTGATCCAGAGCGATTACGCAGGCAAGGTGGCCGACCTCAACGTGCCGCAGCTGCTGCTGTCGTTCATCCCGCAGAACCCCTTCGCCGACCTGGCCCGGGCCAAGCCGACCTCGATCATCAGCGTGGTGATCTTCGCCGCCTTCCTCGGCGTCGCGGCGCTGCAGCTGCTCAAGGACGATGCCGACAAGGGCCAGAAAGTGCTCAACGCCATCGACACCCTGCAAGCCTGGGTGATGCGCCTGGTGCGCCTGGTGATGAAGCTCACGCCCTACGGTGTGCTGGCGCTGATGACCAAGGTGGTGGCCGGTTCCAACCTGCAGGACATCATCAAGCTGGGCAGTTTCGTGGTGGTGTCCTATATCGGCCTGGGGCTGATGTTCGTGGTCCACGGCCTGCTGGTGGCACTGGCCGGGATCAACCCGCTGCGCTTCTTCCGCAAGGTTTGGCCAGTGCTGACCTTCGCCTTCACCAGCCGCTCCAGCGCCGCCAGCATTCCCCTGAGCATCGAGGCCCAGACCCGGCGCCTGGGCATTCCCCAGTCCATCGCAAGCTTTGCCGCCTCGTTCGGCGCCACCATCGGCCAGAACGGCTGCGCCGGCCTGTACCCGGCCATGCTGGCGGTGATGGTTGCCCCGACCGTGGGCATCAACCCGCTGGACCCGCTGTGGATCGCCACCCTGGTGGCCATCGTCACCCTGAGTTCCGCCGGCGTTGCAGGCGTGGGCGGCGGCGCAACCTTCGCCGCGCTGATCGTGCTGCCGGCCATGGGCCTGCCGGTGTCTCTGGTGGCGCTGCTGATTTCCGTGGAGCCGCTGATCGACATGGGCCGCACCGCGCTCAACGTCAGCGGTTCGATGACCGCAGGCGCGATCACCAGCCAGGTGATGCAGCAGACCGACAAGGCGCTGCTGGACGCCGATGAGCACGAAGAACTGGCTCAGGCCTGA
- a CDS encoding dihydrofolate reductase, producing MKKSLPLSLIAALAQNRVIGVDNSMPWHLPGDFKFFKATTLGKPIIMGRKTWDSLGRPLPGRLNIVVSRQTGLVLEGAEVYPSLEAAVARAEEWALEQGASELMLIGGAQLYSQGLEQADRLYLTRVALSPEGDAWFPEFDEQQWKRVSEVPNPAEGDKPAYSFEVWEKR from the coding sequence ATGAAAAAATCTCTCCCTCTCAGCCTGATCGCGGCCCTTGCACAAAACCGCGTGATCGGCGTCGACAACAGCATGCCCTGGCATTTGCCGGGGGATTTCAAATTCTTCAAGGCCACCACCCTGGGCAAGCCCATCATCATGGGGCGCAAGACCTGGGACTCTCTCGGCCGGCCGTTGCCGGGGCGGTTGAATATCGTGGTCAGTCGTCAGACCGGCCTGGTGCTCGAAGGTGCCGAGGTCTACCCCTCCCTGGAGGCGGCAGTGGCCCGGGCCGAGGAGTGGGCACTGGAGCAGGGCGCCAGCGAGCTGATGCTGATCGGTGGCGCACAGCTTTACAGCCAGGGGCTGGAGCAGGCAGATCGCCTGTACCTGACGCGGGTAGCCTTGAGCCCGGAAGGCGATGCCTGGTTTCCGGAATTCGATGAGCAACAGTGGAAGCGGGTGTCAGAGGTGCCGAACCCGGCGGAAGGGGACAAGCCGGCGTACAGCTTCGAGGTGTGGGAGAAGCGCTGA
- a CDS encoding DUF2868 domain-containing protein, translating to MTALTPLQRLWLTETVRLREEHAGPLEDQEANRLARNQGGDLATRIQNRALWLAQRDGLHSALLHWQQGARLALLALSVLAVISGAGLAFSALGSTQQPVNVFWALGSLLGINLILLLSWLAGLLFAGEHGASLGRLWLWLSEKFSRDAKAAQLPPALLLLLQRRKLNRWALGSLINGLWCLALFSAVVMLLLLLTTHRYSFVWESTLLGSDAFVAITNTLSALPRGLGFGAPSVASIQASTRDVYNTELIRQSWAIWLVVLVVIYGVLPRLLLMLFCRWRWKHGQARLQLDLNLPGYAQLRERLMPSSERLGVNDAAPEQLHRVEGGVSAQDSSGALLVAIELDNQRPWPPQLPESVKDAGILDSRESRSRLLEQMSRFPPARLVIACDPRRSPDRGSLGLIAELTRNASATRVWLLQAPPGQALDADRLGDWHSALHQLQLPFADCAPLDWLENGHD from the coding sequence GTGACTGCACTGACTCCCCTGCAACGCCTGTGGCTGACCGAAACCGTGCGCCTGCGCGAGGAACACGCCGGCCCGCTGGAAGATCAGGAAGCCAATCGCCTGGCCCGCAACCAGGGCGGCGACCTGGCGACCCGGATCCAGAACCGCGCCCTGTGGCTGGCCCAGCGTGACGGCCTGCACAGCGCCCTGCTGCACTGGCAGCAGGGCGCACGCCTGGCCCTGCTGGCGCTCTCGGTTCTGGCGGTGATCAGCGGTGCCGGCCTGGCCTTCAGCGCCCTGGGCAGCACCCAGCAACCGGTGAACGTGTTCTGGGCCCTGGGCAGCCTGCTGGGAATCAACCTGATCCTGCTGCTGAGCTGGCTGGCAGGCCTGCTGTTCGCCGGCGAGCACGGCGCCAGCCTGGGCCGCCTGTGGCTGTGGCTCAGCGAAAAATTCTCCCGCGATGCCAAGGCCGCGCAGTTGCCGCCGGCCCTGCTGCTGTTGCTGCAACGGCGCAAGCTCAACCGCTGGGCCCTGGGCAGCCTGATCAACGGCCTGTGGTGCCTGGCCCTGTTCAGCGCCGTGGTCATGTTGCTGTTGCTGCTGACCACCCACCGCTACAGTTTTGTCTGGGAAAGCACCCTGCTGGGCAGCGATGCCTTCGTGGCCATTACCAACACCTTGAGTGCCCTGCCCCGTGGCCTGGGCTTTGGCGCGCCGAGCGTGGCGAGCATTCAGGCCAGCACCCGGGATGTCTACAACACCGAACTGATCCGCCAGTCCTGGGCCATCTGGCTGGTGGTGCTGGTGGTGATCTACGGCGTGCTGCCGCGCCTGCTGCTGATGCTGTTCTGCCGCTGGCGCTGGAAACACGGGCAGGCGCGCCTGCAACTGGACCTCAACCTGCCGGGCTACGCCCAATTGCGTGAGCGCCTGATGCCCAGCAGCGAGCGCCTGGGGGTCAACGATGCGGCCCCCGAGCAGTTGCACCGGGTCGAAGGCGGCGTCAGTGCCCAGGACAGCAGCGGCGCCCTGCTGGTGGCCATCGAACTGGACAACCAGCGCCCCTGGCCGCCGCAACTGCCGGAGAGCGTCAAGGACGCCGGCATCCTCGACAGTCGCGAGTCGCGCAGCCGCCTGCTGGAGCAGATGAGCCGTTTCCCCCCGGCGCGTCTGGTGATCGCCTGCGACCCGCGGCGCTCGCCGGACCGCGGCAGCCTGGGGCTGATCGCCGAACTGACGCGCAACGCCAGCGCCACCCGGGTCTGGCTGCTGCAAGCCCCGCCCGGCCAGGCCCTGGACGCCGATCGCCTGGGCGACTGGCACAGCGCCCTGCACCAGCTGCAGTTGCCCTTCGCCGATTGCGCCCCCCTCGACTGGCTGGAGAACGGTCATGACTGA
- a CDS encoding MBOAT family O-acyltransferase, giving the protein MSYLSIEFGLCFILFFVLYWGLGFSLRLQNVLLLVASYAILASFSLNFLYILLGYTALVYLLGLLSQRYPGRGWVNGLMLLLVLGAFYLFKYQDFFTSTVQNAFAQFGVEVSLPLLEVLLPVGLSFYAFHSVSYLVSINRRELTPGSPFDLALYLAFFPSLIAGPVNRAIPMLAQINPPQLRQVLEPQRALGLIAVAVVKLFFLSSWLANEWVDPVFDSPVAYSAEQILRAVYGYSFLIYFNFSGYTDLVTGIALLLGFRLPQNFNYPYAARNLKEFWGRWHISLSTFIRDYVYIPLGGNRGPVWRGNLNMLLAMLISGLWHGASANFIIWGALHGIGLALYKLCSPLLARGPSWIGADLMARLLTFHYVAFAWIFFRCATLSDAMDMLKGLGELSLGGLLGGGASLLGCLLFVAFYPRIVALLRRLFDAATGLPWLFYPVPLGLFICVVIFASPSGVPGFIYASF; this is encoded by the coding sequence GTGAGCTATCTCTCGATCGAATTCGGCCTCTGCTTCATCCTGTTCTTCGTTCTGTACTGGGGCCTGGGCTTCAGCCTGCGCTTGCAGAACGTCCTGCTGCTGGTCGCCAGTTACGCGATCCTTGCCAGCTTCAGCCTGAACTTCCTCTACATCCTGCTGGGCTACACGGCCCTGGTGTACCTGCTCGGCCTGTTGAGCCAGCGTTACCCCGGGCGCGGCTGGGTCAACGGACTGATGCTGCTGCTGGTGCTCGGGGCGTTCTACCTGTTCAAGTACCAGGATTTCTTCACCAGTACGGTGCAGAACGCCTTCGCCCAGTTCGGTGTCGAGGTGTCGCTGCCGCTGCTGGAGGTGCTGCTGCCGGTGGGGCTGTCATTCTATGCCTTCCACTCGGTCAGTTACCTGGTGTCGATCAACCGCCGTGAGCTGACCCCGGGCTCGCCCTTCGACCTGGCGCTTTACCTGGCCTTCTTCCCCAGCCTGATCGCCGGTCCGGTGAACCGGGCGATTCCCATGCTGGCGCAGATCAACCCGCCGCAGTTGCGCCAGGTGCTGGAGCCGCAGCGCGCCCTGGGCCTGATCGCGGTGGCGGTGGTCAAGCTGTTCTTCCTCAGTTCCTGGCTGGCCAACGAATGGGTCGACCCGGTATTCGACAGCCCGGTGGCCTATTCTGCCGAGCAGATCCTGCGTGCGGTCTACGGTTATTCGTTCCTGATCTACTTCAACTTCAGCGGCTACACCGACCTGGTGACGGGCATCGCCCTGCTGCTGGGCTTCCGCCTGCCACAGAACTTCAACTACCCCTACGCGGCGCGCAACCTCAAGGAATTCTGGGGCCGCTGGCACATCAGCCTGTCGACCTTCATCCGTGACTATGTGTACATCCCCTTGGGGGGCAACCGTGGCCCGGTGTGGCGCGGCAACCTGAACATGCTGCTGGCGATGCTGATTTCCGGCCTGTGGCACGGCGCCAGCGCCAACTTCATCATCTGGGGCGCGCTGCACGGTATCGGCCTGGCCCTGTACAAGCTGTGCAGCCCGCTGCTGGCCCGGGGGCCGAGCTGGATCGGCGCCGACCTCATGGCGCGGCTGTTGACGTTCCACTATGTGGCGTTCGCCTGGATCTTCTTCCGCTGCGCGACCCTGTCCGATGCCATGGACATGCTCAAGGGCCTGGGCGAGCTGTCCTTGGGCGGCCTGCTCGGCGGCGGCGCCAGCCTGCTGGGCTGCCTGCTGTTCGTTGCGTTCTACCCACGGATCGTGGCGCTGCTGCGCCGCCTGTTCGATGCCGCCACCGGTTTGCCGTGGCTGTTCTATCCAGTGCCGCTGGGGCTGTTTATCTGCGTGGTCATCTTCGCCTCTCCGTCGGGCGTGCCGGGGTTCATCTATGCCAGTTTCTAA
- a CDS encoding GTPase/DUF3482 domain-containing protein, protein MTDTRHKPLKLAVVGHTNVGKTSLLRTLTRDVGFGEVSHRPSTTRHVEGARLSVDGQPLLELYDTPGLEDAIALLDYLERLERPGERLDGPARMARFLDGSEARQRFEQEAKVLRQLLASDAGLYVIDAREPVLAKYRDELEVLTGCGKPLLPVLNFVSSADQREGDWRDALARLGLHALVRFDSVAPPEDGERRLYESLALLLEHARPALQRLIDDQEAQRLARQHSAARLIAELLVDCAACRRSVASDAQQEQQAIGELRQAIRQREQRCVEALLKLYAFRPEDASASDLPLLDGRWGDDLFNPETLKQLGVRVGSGIAAGAAAGAGVDLLVGGLTLGAAALAGAIAGGALQTARSYGSRLLGKLKGQRELTVDDSVLRLLALRQRQLVQALNLRGHAAMDSIRLATPEDKSWREGKLPEALSKARAHPQWSSLNPQKRLSQAERQEQIEALAETLLVS, encoded by the coding sequence ATGACTGATACCCGCCACAAGCCACTGAAACTCGCCGTGGTCGGCCACACCAACGTCGGCAAGACCTCGCTGCTGCGCACCCTGACCCGGGACGTGGGTTTTGGCGAGGTTTCCCATCGCCCCAGCACCACCCGGCACGTGGAAGGCGCCCGCCTTTCGGTGGATGGCCAACCCCTGCTGGAGCTCTACGACACCCCCGGCCTGGAAGATGCCATCGCCCTGCTGGATTACCTGGAGCGCCTGGAGCGCCCGGGCGAACGCCTGGACGGCCCGGCGCGGATGGCGCGGTTTCTCGACGGTAGCGAGGCTCGCCAGCGCTTCGAACAGGAAGCCAAGGTCCTGCGCCAGCTGCTGGCCTCGGACGCCGGCCTGTATGTGATCGACGCCCGCGAGCCGGTGCTGGCCAAGTATCGCGATGAGCTTGAAGTGCTCACCGGTTGCGGCAAGCCGCTGCTGCCAGTGCTGAATTTCGTCAGCAGCGCCGACCAGCGCGAAGGCGACTGGCGCGATGCCCTGGCCCGCCTGGGGCTGCACGCCCTGGTGCGCTTCGACAGCGTGGCGCCACCGGAGGACGGCGAACGGCGCCTGTATGAAAGCCTGGCGCTGCTGCTGGAGCACGCACGCCCGGCCCTGCAACGCTTGATCGACGACCAAGAGGCCCAGCGCCTGGCCCGCCAGCACAGCGCAGCGCGGCTGATTGCCGAGCTGCTGGTGGACTGCGCCGCCTGCCGCCGCAGCGTAGCCAGCGACGCCCAACAGGAACAACAGGCCATAGGCGAACTGCGCCAGGCCATCCGCCAGCGCGAGCAGCGCTGCGTCGAGGCCTTGCTCAAGCTCTACGCCTTCCGCCCCGAGGACGCGTCGGCCAGCGACCTGCCGCTACTGGACGGGCGCTGGGGCGACGACCTGTTCAACCCGGAAACCCTCAAGCAACTGGGGGTGCGGGTGGGCAGCGGCATCGCCGCCGGAGCCGCGGCCGGCGCAGGGGTGGATTTGCTGGTGGGTGGTTTGACCCTGGGGGCCGCGGCGCTGGCCGGGGCTATTGCCGGCGGCGCCCTGCAGACCGCCCGCAGCTACGGCAGCCGCCTGCTGGGCAAACTCAAGGGCCAGCGCGAGCTGACCGTGGACGACAGCGTGCTGCGCCTGCTGGCCCTGCGTCAGCGCCAGCTGGTACAGGCCCTGAACCTGCGCGGGCATGCGGCCATGGACAGCATTCGCCTGGCCACGCCGGAGGACAAGAGCTGGCGCGAGGGCAAGTTGCCGGAAGCCCTGAGCAAGGCCCGGGCGCACCCGCAGTGGTCATCGCTCAATCCGCAAAAACGCCTGAGCCAGGCCGAGCGCCAGGAGCAGATCGAGGCGCTGGCTGAGACGTTGCTGGTGTCTTAG